The genomic window TGCGTGATCCCGAAGGGGGCGGACGGATTCGCGGTGCTCCTCGAGCGCCTCCGGCGATTGCCCGGCTTCGACAACCACGCCGTGATCGCCGCCATGAGCTGCACGGACAACGCGTGCTTCCCGTGCTGGCGGCTAGTATCGCGTCGCGGCGGTGCCGGCGGCGCGGCACACTGGATGTCCGCGCCGCGTGGGGGGCTTTCGGATGGAGCAGGCCGTCGAGTGGTTCGTGTTCGTCACGTCGATGGTCGTCGGCCTGTCGCACGCCGTGCGGGCCGACGACTGGGTCGAGGTGTACGCGCGGCTGCATCGCGCCGGGAGACCCGGGGCGTTCGCCAACGGCGCCCTCAGCCTGATCATCGGGGCGGGCGTGGTCTCCGGGCACGGCGGCTGGTCGTGGCCCGGTGCGGTGCTGACGGCGTTCGGCTGGCTCATGATCCTCAAAGGCGCGACCTGCTTCCTGGCCCCCGACCGGGCCCTGCGTTCGATGGAGAGGGCCCCGTCGCGGGCCCGATTCGTCGCCGGGGGGATCGCGCTTCTGGCGATGGCGGCCTGGGCCGGATACTGCCTGTGGCGGGGCGCCGCCTGAGCGCGTGGCGTCGCGGCTCGTGGGATTGCCGGGCTTCGCCCCGGCGAGATGGTCCGCCGGGAATGGGCCCCGGGGCTCGGGAGGCGCATCGTGGACGACGCAGGGTTCTGGAGGATCGTCGCCGAGGCCTGCGGGGCGGACCCTCGCCGGGCGGACGAGTGGGACGGGCTGCTCCAATCCAGGTTGGAGCAGCTCGCGCCGGACGAGATCGTCGAATGGAACCGCATCTTCGATCGGCTGGCGGCCTGGGCCTACACGGTCGACCTGTGGGGGGCGGCCTACCTCATCAACGGAGGCGCCTCCGACGACGGCTTCTACTACTTCCGCTGCTGGCTGATCGGCATGGGGAAGGACGTCTATGAGGCCGCCATCCAGGATCCGGACAGCCTGGCCGACGCGGCGGTGCCCGGGATCGACGCCGAGGCCGAGATCTACGCCGCGGCCCACCAGGCGTGGATGGCGGTGACCGGCCGGCCGGACACCGACCCGTACCCGGCCCGAATCGAGAAGGCGGAGCTTCTTGGCGAGGAATGGGACTACGACGACGACGAGGAGGTCCGTCGCCGCCTGCCCCGCCTCGCGGCGCTCTACCTGGATTAGCGGCCCGCACAGGGCACGCCTGGAAGGGCAGGCATGACCGGAGACGAGCGATTCGCCCACCTGGAGGCCGCCCGGCCGATGCTGCTCCGGTGGGCGCCCGAGCGCGGCATCCCGCTCCACCGGGTCGAGTACGTCGTCCCGCTCGCGGAGGCGAATCCCGGCCTCTCCGCCTGGCTCTTCTTCGAGACCGACGAGGATCCCCATCGGGCCTACGCCCTGGGCTGGCCCGAACGACTGGCTGCCCGCTTCACGGAGACCCTCAAGGCTCCGTTACGCATCCGATCGGA from Aquisphaera giovannonii includes these protein-coding regions:
- a CDS encoding DUF4240 domain-containing protein; amino-acid sequence: MDDAGFWRIVAEACGADPRRADEWDGLLQSRLEQLAPDEIVEWNRIFDRLAAWAYTVDLWGAAYLINGGASDDGFYYFRCWLIGMGKDVYEAAIQDPDSLADAAVPGIDAEAEIYAAAHQAWMAVTGRPDTDPYPARIEKAELLGEEWDYDDDEEVRRRLPRLAALYLD